From Cannabis sativa cultivar Pink pepper isolate KNU-18-1 chromosome 8, ASM2916894v1, whole genome shotgun sequence, a single genomic window includes:
- the LOC115722115 gene encoding protein FAR-RED IMPAIRED RESPONSE 1, whose protein sequence is MEEECMDTDLEKKKSERMLNMQKENDEGNDSGVIKAPESGIHFSSFNDLYEYYREYGKQEGFGIKKKTTCASEDRKIRFLTLSCSRAGKSESHKQNFLNPNPLTRVECKARINGTILEDGKCKINSVILEHNHGLSPQKSRFYLCNREISIGAQRKLELNDRAGISVVKNFQSFMVEAGGHENVPFLEKDCRNLIEKARRLRLGVGDAEAIHKYFVQMQSKNSSFFYMMDLDDKSRIKNVFWADARSRAMYEEFGDVVTFDTTYLTNKYNMPFAPFIGVNHHGQSILLGCGLLSSETTETFIWLFKTWLACMSGCAPKAIITDQAKAMKNAIEVVFPQSRHRWCLWYIMKKIPEKLSSYQLYKPIKKAMKNCVYNSLRKEEFEVTWDFFINDFNLQDNEWLNSLYEERNRWVPAFVKDTFWAGMSTTQRSESMNTFFDGYVNSKITLKQFVEQYDSALRDKMEKENRADFQSFSTIIPCVTHFAIEKQFQAAYTNTKFKEFQKELIGKIYCGVSCLDESSGLFNVCEAVFFEGVSREVNFKIHFNKENSEV, encoded by the coding sequence ATGGAGGAAGAGTGTATGGACACAGAtttggaaaaaaagaaaagtgaaAGAATGTTAAATATGCAAAAGGAGAACGATGAAGGAAATGATTCAGGTGTAATTAAAGCACCTGAATCTGGAATTCATTTTAGTTCATTTAATGATCTCTATGAGTACTATAGAGAATATGGAAAACAAGAGGGTTTtggaataaaaaagaaaacaacatgTGCTTCAGAAGATAGAAAGATAAGATTTTTGACATTGTCGTGTTCTCGAGCAGGAAAATCTGAATCACACaagcaaaattttcttaatccaAATCCTTTAACAAGAGTGGAATGTAAGGCTAGGATTAATGGTACCATTCTTGAAGATGGAAAATGTAAGATTAATTCGGTTATACTTGAGCATAACCATGGATTGAGTCCTCAAAAGTCACGATTTTATTTGTGCAATAGAGAGATAAGTATTGGTGCTCAAAGAAAACTTGAATTAAATGATCGAGCGGGTATTAGTGTTGTAAAGAATTTTCAATCATTCATGGTTGAAGCCGGAGGTCATGAAAATGTTCCATTCTTAGAGAAGGATTGTAGAAATCTTATTGAGAAAGCAAGACGATTACGACTTGGGGTTGGAGATGCTGAAGCAATTCATAAATATTTTGTTCAAATGCAATCTAAGAATTCAAGTTTTTTCTATATGATGGATTTGGATGATAAGTCAAGAATCAAAAATGTATTTTGGGCTGATGCAAGAAGTAGAGCAATGTATGAAGAATTTGGTGATGTGGTTACATTTGACACTACATATTTGACAAACAAGTATAATATGCCCTTTGCACCTTTTATTGGAGTAAATCACCATGGTCAGTCAATTTTATTAGGGTGTGGGTTGCTATCAAGTGAGACTACTGAAACATTTATTTGGTTGTTTAAGACATGGCTTGCTTGCATGTCTGGATGTGCTCCGAAGGCTATAATTACTGACCAAGCTAAAGCAATGAAAAATGCAATTGAGGTTGTGTTTCCCCAAAGTCGACATCGTTGGTGTCTTTGGTATATAATGAAAAAGATTCCTGAGAAGTTAAGTAGCTATCAATTGTATAAGCCAATTAAAAAAGCGATGAAAAATTGTGTTTATAATTCTTTGAGGAAGGAAGAATTTGAAGTAACATGGGATTTTTTCATCAATGATTTCAATCTTCAGGACAATGAATGGTTAAATAGCTTATATGAAGAAAGAAATCGTTGGGTTCCTGCTTTTGTTAAAGACACATTTTGGGCTGGAATGTCAACTACTCAACGTAGTGAAAGTATGAATACATTTTTTGATGGATATGTCAACTCAAAGATAACACTTAAGCAATTTGTTGAACAATATGATAGTGCTTTGAGGGATAAGATGGAGAAGGAGAATCGAGCTGATTTTCAATCTTTTAGCACAATAATTCCATGTGTGACTCATTTTGCAATAGAAAAGCAATTTCAGGCAGCCTATACAAATACAAAGTTTAAGGAATTCCAAAAAGAGTTAATTGGGAAAATTTATTGCGGTGTTTCTTGTCTTGACGAAAGTTCTGGGTTATTCAATGTATGTGAGGCTGTATTCTTTGAAGGAGTAAGTAGAGAAGtcaatttcaaaattcattTCAACAAAGAAAATTCTGAAGTTTAA
- the LOC115699724 gene encoding uncharacterized protein LOC115699724 isoform X2, translating to MNRHTTIKAALFNSNPSCYFSKAAHFHSTSVLDRRRRNYWETKNNYYSKRFRKLHAKENLLRNVSAYADFFFQSLRDECDEDDSTSSKGPFRRPHSGKDFRRGFGNRGSPAWDRRGFRICEDEDDYVDTETIFRSAFGGNRFYHWSFLNEDDTQWRSSSRFSKNSWNWRHRIEEEYEYEYEYESESLESNLSSHRLALGLSVSGPLKLEEVKNAYRACALKWHPDRHLGSSKAVAEEKFKLCSAAYQSLCDKLAVE from the exons ATGAACAGACATACCACCATTAAAGCTGCTCTCTTTAACTCCAACCCTTCCTGTTACTTTTCTAAGGCTGCCCATTTTCACTCCACTTCTGTCTTAGACCGTCGACGGCGCAATTATTGGGAAACT AAAAACAACTATTATTCCAAAAGGTTTCGGAAGCTTCATGCAAAAGAAAACTTGCTGCGCAATGTCAGTGCCTATGCCGACTTCTTCTTCCAG AGCTTGCGGGATGAGTGTGATGAAGATGACTCAACATCAAGTAAAGGCCCCTTCAGAAGGCCACACTCAGGAAAAGACTTTAGAAGAGGGTTTGGCAATAGGGGGTCGCCAGCCTGGGACAGAA GAGGTTTCCGAATTtgtgaagatgaagatgattaTGTTGATACAGAGACCATTTTTCGATCTGCATTTGGTGGAAATCGATTCTATCATTGGTCATTCCTTAATGAAGATGATACTCAATGGAGGAGCTCGTCAAGGTTCTCCAAGAACTCTTGGAATTGGAGACACAGGATCGAAGaagaatatgaatatgaataCGAATACGAGTCAGAGAGCTTAGAATCAAATTTATCTTCACACAGATTGGCCCTTGGATTAAGTGTTTCTGGTCCTTTGAAACTTGAAGAGGTTAAGAATGC ATATCGAGCATGTGCACTAAAATGGCATCCAGATCGTCATTTAGGCTCTTCCAAG GCTGTGGCAGAGGAGAAGTTCAAGCTTTGCAGTGCAGCATACCAATCTTTATGTGATAAGCTGGCAGTGGAGTAA
- the LOC115699724 gene encoding uncharacterized protein LOC115699724 isoform X1 → MNRHTTIKAALFNSNPSCYFSKAAHFHSTSVLDRRRRNYWETVSFSKNNYYSKRFRKLHAKENLLRNVSAYADFFFQSLRDECDEDDSTSSKGPFRRPHSGKDFRRGFGNRGSPAWDRRGFRICEDEDDYVDTETIFRSAFGGNRFYHWSFLNEDDTQWRSSSRFSKNSWNWRHRIEEEYEYEYEYESESLESNLSSHRLALGLSVSGPLKLEEVKNAYRACALKWHPDRHLGSSKAVAEEKFKLCSAAYQSLCDKLAVE, encoded by the exons ATGAACAGACATACCACCATTAAAGCTGCTCTCTTTAACTCCAACCCTTCCTGTTACTTTTCTAAGGCTGCCCATTTTCACTCCACTTCTGTCTTAGACCGTCGACGGCGCAATTATTGGGAAACTGTTAGcttctct AAAAACAACTATTATTCCAAAAGGTTTCGGAAGCTTCATGCAAAAGAAAACTTGCTGCGCAATGTCAGTGCCTATGCCGACTTCTTCTTCCAG AGCTTGCGGGATGAGTGTGATGAAGATGACTCAACATCAAGTAAAGGCCCCTTCAGAAGGCCACACTCAGGAAAAGACTTTAGAAGAGGGTTTGGCAATAGGGGGTCGCCAGCCTGGGACAGAA GAGGTTTCCGAATTtgtgaagatgaagatgattaTGTTGATACAGAGACCATTTTTCGATCTGCATTTGGTGGAAATCGATTCTATCATTGGTCATTCCTTAATGAAGATGATACTCAATGGAGGAGCTCGTCAAGGTTCTCCAAGAACTCTTGGAATTGGAGACACAGGATCGAAGaagaatatgaatatgaataCGAATACGAGTCAGAGAGCTTAGAATCAAATTTATCTTCACACAGATTGGCCCTTGGATTAAGTGTTTCTGGTCCTTTGAAACTTGAAGAGGTTAAGAATGC ATATCGAGCATGTGCACTAAAATGGCATCCAGATCGTCATTTAGGCTCTTCCAAG GCTGTGGCAGAGGAGAAGTTCAAGCTTTGCAGTGCAGCATACCAATCTTTATGTGATAAGCTGGCAGTGGAGTAA